A single genomic interval of Desulfovibrio sp. harbors:
- a CDS encoding ATP-binding protein, producing MVLEAQKSFGEGLAWGQEALAAASVGLWVIEHDTGRGLTRLLTNAITRRLLGAPDDITPEECATFWRSRVDSRDMDSIWKKLEDFKTHDDMCEMRYGYNHPQWGPIHVRCGGRRVSGDGEQILRIAGFHQDISELHAAHQALRESLSRLSLACRLGWLGVFELGRRKDSLEFTCNEVFYEQFGLREGANAEERLAAVEKCILPEDRRRWRSLCRSEGWTVGFQEHVELRVNHPWRGLCWFAVACEVVGTPEEPRIAGYVSDVTKHRQHERMLREAKESAEAANAAKSIFLANMSHEIRTPMNGIMGMAHLVLNTALNPQQRDYVGKIHSTCESLLDIINDLLDFSKIEANHMELENLPFQPEREIEAVLSLLRPRLQHKNCTLESHIDPRIPPTLVGDALRLRQVLLNLGGNAIKFSERGTVRIDVQLLRRKQHDITLVCLVSDEGIGMSRDEQARIFTPFSQADSSITRRFGGTGLGLALCRRLTVLMGGRITVQSEPGKGSVFKVELPFGVGREDMFAPTSLEDDAAEEYACLRGLRVLMAEDGDINREIMEVLLSGMGIECMAVGNGQEALDGWRKQADDIDLVLMDVQMPLMDGYTATREIRASGLPGAVDVPIVAMTAYAMRGDAERSLQAGMNAHLTKPIDVRELTLTLKRLARNCDERREAAYEAGNQNL from the coding sequence ATGGTGTTAGAGGCACAAAAGAGTTTTGGTGAAGGACTCGCCTGGGGGCAGGAGGCCCTGGCGGCGGCCAGCGTTGGGCTGTGGGTTATCGAGCATGATACGGGCCGTGGCCTTACGCGTCTGCTCACCAACGCCATCACCCGCCGTCTGCTGGGCGCGCCCGATGATATCACCCCGGAAGAGTGCGCGACATTCTGGCGCAGTCGCGTGGACAGCCGCGACATGGACTCCATATGGAAAAAGCTTGAAGATTTTAAAACCCATGACGACATGTGCGAGATGCGCTACGGCTATAACCATCCGCAGTGGGGCCCCATTCATGTGCGCTGCGGTGGCAGGCGCGTTTCGGGCGATGGCGAGCAGATTTTACGCATTGCCGGATTTCATCAGGACATAAGCGAACTGCACGCGGCCCATCAGGCCTTGCGTGAGAGCCTGTCGCGGCTTTCGCTGGCCTGTCGCCTGGGCTGGCTGGGCGTGTTTGAACTGGGCCGCCGCAAGGATAGCCTGGAATTCACCTGCAACGAGGTTTTTTACGAACAGTTCGGCCTGCGCGAAGGGGCCAACGCCGAAGAGCGGCTTGCGGCCGTGGAAAAGTGCATCCTGCCGGAAGACAGGCGGCGCTGGCGGAGTCTTTGCCGCTCCGAAGGCTGGACAGTGGGCTTTCAGGAGCATGTGGAACTGCGCGTCAATCATCCCTGGCGCGGCCTTTGCTGGTTTGCCGTGGCCTGCGAAGTGGTGGGCACGCCGGAAGAACCGCGCATCGCTGGCTATGTGAGCGACGTTACAAAGCACCGCCAGCACGAGCGCATGCTGCGCGAGGCCAAGGAAAGCGCGGAGGCCGCCAACGCGGCCAAAAGTATTTTTCTGGCCAATATGAGCCATGAAATCCGCACGCCCATGAATGGCATCATGGGCATGGCCCATCTTGTGCTCAATACGGCCCTCAATCCGCAGCAGCGGGACTATGTGGGAAAAATTCATTCCACATGCGAATCGCTGTTGGACATCATCAATGATCTTCTGGATTTTTCAAAGATTGAGGCCAACCATATGGAGCTGGAAAATCTTCCTTTCCAGCCCGAGAGGGAGATTGAGGCCGTGCTGTCCCTGCTGCGCCCGCGCCTGCAGCACAAAAACTGCACGCTCGAAAGTCACATAGACCCGCGCATACCGCCGACTCTGGTGGGCGACGCCCTGCGGCTGCGCCAGGTACTGCTGAACCTTGGCGGCAACGCCATCAAGTTTTCAGAGCGGGGCACGGTGCGCATAGACGTGCAGTTGTTGCGCCGCAAACAGCATGACATCACGCTGGTCTGTCTTGTGAGCGATGAGGGCATCGGCATGAGCAGGGATGAGCAGGCGCGTATATTCACGCCCTTTTCCCAGGCGGACTCATCCATAACCCGCCGCTTCGGCGGCACTGGTCTGGGCCTTGCCCTTTGCCGCCGTCTGACCGTACTCATGGGCGGGCGCATAACCGTGCAGAGCGAGCCCGGCAAGGGCAGCGTTTTCAAGGTGGAACTGCCCTTTGGCGTGGGTCGGGAAGACATGTTTGCCCCGACCAGCCTGGAAGACGACGCTGCCGAGGAATATGCCTGCCTGCGCGGCCTGCGGGTGCTCATGGCAGAAGACGGGGACATAAACCGCGAGATTATGGAAGTGCTGCTGAGCGGCATGGGCATTGAGTGCATGGCCGTGGGCAACGGCCAGGAAGCGCTCGATGGCTGGCGCAAGCAGGCCGACGACATTGATCTTGTCCTCATGGACGTGCAGATGCCCCTTATGGACGGCTACACGGCCACGCGCGAGATCCGGGCCAGCGGTCTGCCCGGCGCTGTGGACGTGCCCATTGTGGCCATGACGGCCTATGCCATGCGCGGGGATGCGGAGCGCAGCCTTCAGGCGGGCATGAACGCCCATCTGACCAAGCCCATTGACGTGCGGGAACTGACCCTGACCCTCAAGCGCCTTGCCAGAAACTGTGATGAGCGGCGCGAAGCCGCCTACGAAGCGGGCAACCAGAATCTTTGA
- the argB gene encoding acetylglutamate kinase, whose translation MNNATVVIKYGGHAMDKPELCTAFATDLAQLSAQDMGFVVVHGGGPQISALLTRLNIESRFENGLRVTDEATMAAVEMVLCGQVNKAVVASFAAHGARAAGISGRDGNLLRAVVKNPALGLVGEVEAVDPALILCLLQGDFVPVVAPVANGPDGQALNINADTAAGALAGALAADYFILISDVPGVLDAEGRLITSLTRAEIEKLRAEGVITGGMIPKVESCLHALDAGCQRALILDGRSPSSLRRYLLDDAPLGTVVVN comes from the coding sequence ATGAACAACGCCACTGTCGTTATCAAGTATGGCGGGCACGCCATGGACAAACCCGAGCTTTGCACGGCCTTTGCCACAGATCTGGCCCAACTTTCCGCCCAGGACATGGGCTTTGTGGTGGTGCACGGCGGCGGGCCGCAAATTTCCGCGCTGCTGACGCGCCTGAATATTGAGAGCCGCTTTGAAAACGGCCTGCGGGTCACCGACGAAGCCACCATGGCAGCCGTTGAAATGGTTTTGTGCGGCCAGGTGAACAAGGCCGTGGTGGCCTCCTTTGCGGCCCACGGCGCGCGGGCTGCGGGCATATCCGGCAGGGACGGCAATTTGCTGCGCGCTGTTGTAAAAAATCCCGCTCTGGGCCTTGTGGGCGAGGTGGAGGCCGTGGACCCGGCCCTGATCCTTTGCCTGCTCCAAGGGGATTTTGTGCCCGTTGTGGCTCCGGTGGCCAACGGCCCCGACGGCCAGGCTCTGAACATCAACGCCGACACGGCCGCAGGCGCGCTGGCCGGAGCTTTGGCGGCGGACTACTTTATACTCATCTCCGACGTGCCGGGCGTGCTGGACGCCGAGGGCAGGCTCATTACCTCCCTTACCCGTGCGGAGATAGAAAAGCTGCGGGCCGAAGGCGTCATTACCGGCGGTATGATTCCCAAGGTCGAATCCTGCCTGCACGCCCTGGACGCGGGCTGCCAGCGTGCGCTTATTCTGGATGGCCGTTCTCCGTCGAGCCTGCGCCGCTATCTGCTGGACGACGCGCCGCTGGGCACTGTGGTTGTGAACTGA